From the genome of Halarsenatibacter silvermanii:
TCAGGGCTAACGATGAGGTTGATCTGATCGTCGAGGATGGAGAAATTCACGCTCTGGTGGGCGAAAATGGTGCTGGAAAAACCACTTTGATGAAAATTTTATACGGAATGCTGGAGGCGGATGCGGGTAAAATTTTTTATAATGGCCAAGAAGTTGACATTGAAGGCCCTCAGGATGCTATAAATCTGGGAATAGGTATGGTGCACCAGCATTTTAAACTGGTGGACACTCTGACCGTGACGGAGAATATTATCCTCGGTTCAGAGCCCAGAAAAGGGTTATCTATAAACGTTAAAAAGGCCAAAAAGAGAGTTGAGGAAATCTCAGAAAAGTTTGGTCTTCACGTCGATCCCGATGCTAAAATTCAAGATATACCGGTCGGAATGCAGCAGAGAGTTGAAATAATTAAGATCCTTTATCGAGGAGCCGATCTTTTGGTCTTTGATGAACCGACGGCGGTTCTTACCCCTCAGGAGATAGATGAATTGTTTGAGATTTTTCGCTCTCTTAAAGAAGAAGGCAAAACAATGATATTTATAACGCATAAACTTCAGGAAGTAAAAAAAGTTACCGACAGCATAACTGTTCTTCGAGATGGAAAGAGCGTGGGCAGAGTAAAGACTGAAAATGTAAGCCAGAATGAAGTAGCTGAAATGATGGTGGGACGAGAGGTTTTATTCGACGTCGAGAAAAAAAAGGCCAGCCCGGGAGAGAAAATTCTCGAAGTAGAGCGCCTGCATGTAAATGATAATAGAGGTATCGAAGCAGTTAGTGGAATTTCCTTTTCAATAGATAGAGGAGAAATTTTTGGGGTTGCCGGTGTTGAAGGTAACGGTCAAACTGAACTCGTCGAGGCGCTGACGGGATTGAGAGAGATCGAGTCGGGGAGTGTTAATTATAAAGGCGAAGATATTACCGGAATCGATGCCCGGCAGATTAAGGATAGAAAGATTGCCCATATTCCCGAAGACAGGCAGCGCCGGGGACTGATTCTTGATTTTGACCTGGCTGAAAATATGATTCTGGGTTATCAGCATCAAACACCTTTCTCTCGAAATGGTCTGATGAATTATGAAAGGATATATGATAATGCTGAAGCTCTAATAGAAGAATTTGATGTGAGAACCAGCAGCTTTCGCAATTCTGCCGGCAAATTATCAGGGGGGAATCAGCAGAAAGCTGTGATAGCCAGGGAATTTTCAAGGAATCCGGAACTCCTTATAGCCTCTCAGCCGACACGTGGGGTAGATGTAGGGTCTATTGAGTTTATTCACGAGCAGCTTGTAAAAAAGCGTGATGAAGGTGTGGCAGTTTTGCTTGTATCAGCTGAGCTTTCGGAAATAATTTCGCTCAGCGATAGAATAGGTGTCATTTTCGATGGGGAACTTGTGAAAATTATGAAGACCGCCCGGACCGATGAAAGAGAGCTGGGAAAACTGATGACCGGCGGTACAGTAAAGGAGGCGGATTAGAATGTCAGATCTCCTGAGCGGTTCGGGAGACTCGTTGGCCAGCAGCAAAATTAAAAAGATTTTGCTGGATTTAGGCCTTTCTCTGCTTTCTATTGTAATTGCTCTTCTTGTTGGGGCTATTTTTATTGTTCTGGCCGGGGAATCTCCTGCGGTGGCCTATGGTGCTCTTTATGAAGGGGCCCTCGGCGGTACCAGACAGATTCTGAGCACCTTCTGGCGGTCTACTCCTTTGATTTTTACCGGCTTTGCTCTGGCTATCCCCTTTCGCGCGGGACTTTTTAATATTGGAGGAGAGGGCCAGCTGCTGGTGGGTGGTTTTTCGGCAGCTTTTGTAGGTTTTTATTTCGAGCTGCCCGCAGTCATCCATGCTCCTTTTGCTCTGCTGGCCGGTGTTGCTGCCGGGGGGATTTGGGCTTTAATACCTGCTGTTCTCAAAGCGTTAAAAGGAGCTCATGAGGTAATCGTTACAATAATGATGAATTATATAGCAACTTATCTAACTATTCATTATGGAATAAATTATTTTAGAGAAGGAGGGCGTCAGGCACTGCCAGACATACATGAATCGGCGGAAATTTTTCGACTGGCAGAAATTACTGAACTCCCCCTGTTGGGCAATCTTCCCTTCGTGCATATGCTATCTTACCCGGGACTGCGACTCCATGTAAACTTTTTGCTGGCTCTTATCTCAGCGCTGTTGTTATGGTTTCTTCTCTGGAAAACCACCTATGGATACGAGATAAGGTCGGTGGGACTCAATCCCTCTGCCGCCGAGTATGGTGGTATTAGTTCAAATAAAAACATCATCATCTCCATGGTTATAGGAGGAGCTCTGGCCGGTCTGGCCGGCGCTGGAGAGGCGCTGGGCACTCACCATACCTTTATTCAGGGAATGGATGCAGGTCATGGTTTCACCGGTATAGCTGTCGCATTGCTGGGGCGTAATCACCCAGCGGGAATCATTCTGGCGGGTATTCTCTTCGGGGGGCTATCCGAAGGAGGCCTGGAGATGCAGTTTGCTGGTGTACCTGCTGAAATCGTAGAAATTGTACAGGGTCTGATTATATTTTTCGTGGCGGCTCTGCAGATGCTCAAATACTTCCTGGCTCGCAGAAGAGCTAAAGGGGAGGATGAATGATGGAGACCTTAAGACAGCTATTTTCCGTTCCTCTGATACTTTCCAGCCTGCGTTTTGCCACTCCCTTAGTGCTGGCGGCTATCGGAGGAACTTTCAATGAGCGTTCAGGGGTAATTAATATTGGATTGGAAGGGATGATGCTGTTTGGAGCTTTTTCTGCGGTTTACGGCACTTTCATCACGGGGAATCCCTGGCTGGGGGTTTTATATGCGGCTGCAGGCGGTGCACTTTTAGCTCTTATTCTGGCGGTTGTCTGTGTCTCGCTTAAGGCTGATCAAATAGTAGTTGCTACCGGTATCAATATATTTGCCTCTGGCTTAACTGTTTATTTGCTTCAGATATTTTTTGATTCCGCCGGCAGATCGCCGCGTGTCCCCAGGCTGCCAGCATTTCGGGTGCTCGGCGCGCGTTATAATCCCATGACGCTTTTGGCGGTCCTGCTGGTTCCGATAGCCTGGTATATTCTTTTCCGTACTCCCTGGGGTTTGAGAATCCGTTCTGTGGGAGAACATCCGAGTGCTGCTGATTCTCTAGGGATTGATGTAAATAAGTATAGATTTATCTGTGTTCTTATAAGTGGAGTTCTGGCCGGTCTGGCCGGAGCCCATCTCAGTATTGGTGACGGAGCTTCTTTTCTCAGCGATATGTCAGAAGGTCGCGGATTTATTGCTCTGGCGGCTATGATTTTTGGCAAATGGAATCCCCTGGGGGCTCTGGGGGCTGCCCTGCTCTTTGGATATTTTGAGGCAGTTGCCATCAGGGTCGACATACTCTGGCTTCCTTCTGAACTGCTGCGTTCGATACCATATATAATGACTATAATAGTTCTTGCCGGTGCCATCGGTCGGGCCAGCCCGCCCGCTTCTATAGGCGAGCCCTATTTTCAGGAAGAAGAATAGCCGTTATAAAACTTGAAAGCTGAGATCATCTGAGGTAAAATGAGTTAAGATAATTAAATTGAGTGGTTGTTAAATCTTTTTTTTGCAAACAGGAGTGAAATATAAATTGATCTCTATTACGGGAACATTTGCTGCCTTTTTACTGGTCGTATTTTTGCTTTCACAGCAAAGAAGCCTGGGTACAGCCATGCTGATTGGGTCTTTGCTGGTTGGTTTGACCGCAACTGAGGATTTTTCCTATAATTTTCAGCAGCTGGGGTCGACTTTTCTGGAAGGGGTATATGACCCTATGACCCTGCAGCTGGTTGCTCTGGTCAGCCTGGTCACTATTTTTGCCTATATGATGAAAGAGATGAGTATGCTGAAGGATTTGATCGCCGTAGTGACAAATTACCTCAATAGTGCCTATCTATCCATTGTAACGATCCCATCATTGATAGGAGTGCTGCCCATTCCGGGAGGAGCCATATTTTCCGCCCCGATGATTGAGCCTTTGGGTGAAAAGATGAAATTGGATGGGGCCGAGCTGACATCTCTTAACATTTATTTTCGGCATCTCTGGTATTTTTCATTCCCATACATCCCCAGTTTAATTCTGGCCTCTTCTTTATCAGGGATTGATCTGCTTACAATAGCAGCCATGCATCTTCCGATAGTCGGATTTATGATTGTCATAGGATGGATCTATTACGGAAGGGCTGGAGCCGGCAGAGAAGAGATGGAAAAAAACGCCGCGGATTCTTCTGCGGATCAAAAAGAAGCTGAGGCTACAGGCGATTCTTCTCCTTCCCGCAAAAAATTGATCAACGCTTTTCTTCCCTATCTGGTCGTGCTGCTGCCACCAATTTTGCTGGGAATAGACTTTGTGCTCTCACTGTTGATTGGCATTGTTCTGGTAGCACTGCTAAAAAGGGAAAACTTTAAACTGAGCATGATCAAAAATGGTTTCAACCTCGATCTGGCCTATGGTATATTTGGTATCATGATTTTTAGAGCCTTTATAGAAAATTCAGAGGGAGTGGAAAACTTTACAGAATTCTTTCTGGAAGCAGGTATATCTCCTCTACTTCTCGCTCTGATAGTTCCCTTTGTAGTTGGATTGCTGACAGGCAATCACGTCGGTGCTATCGGTATTTCCTATCCGGTGGTTTTGTCGGTTTTTTCCGGGAGTAATGCTTTCCCTCTCTGGCATATGATAATTTTCAGCACCAGTTACTTTGGTTATATGATGTCTCCTTTTCATATGTGCAATATCATGACCGTAAAGTATTATAATACGACGCTCAAAAGTTATTATAAACATATACTTTTACCCATGGGTAGTTCAGCTGCAGGAGTGCTTCTGCTGGGGGTTATATACTGGTTCTGGATGGCAATATAAGTTTTGGGAGAAAACTGGGGGTATTCCGATGAAATTCAAATTTGAAGCCGGGATGGAAATTCCAGAGTCCGAGGTCGATCTGCTCGCCGTTGGTGAACTTTTGGTCGACCTGATAGCTGAGCAGGAGACCGGAGGTTTAGCCCGGGCTGAAAGATTTGGGCGGCATTTTGGTGGCTCTCCTGCCAATATAGCCCTTAATGTCAGGAGCCTCGGTCCTAAAACATCTCTTATCAGCAGGGTGGGTGAAGATGGTCTCGGCGATTTTCTGCTTGATATATTAAAGAAGGGCGAAGTCGAAATAAAGGGCATCAGACGTGATAGGCAGGAGAATACCTCGATTATTTTAATAACTCAGAGCAAAGAATCTCCGGAATTTCTGGCCTATCGTGGAGCGGAAAAATGTCTCAAACCTGGAGATATAGATTCAGAACTGATCAGAAGATCTGGACTGGTTCACATATCGACCTTTGCTATCTCTGCAGCAAAGAGTAGACGAGCTCTGGACAAAGTGATGAGAATCGCCAGAGATCAGGGGAAGATTTTATCGCTGGATCCGAATTACCGTCCTCAACTCTGGGAGGGAGATAATCCCGGACACGAGTACATAAAAGAACTTCTGAAAAAGGTTAATATCGTTAAGCCTTCTCTGGATGATGCCCGGGCCCTATTCGGACCGGCCAGCCGCGAGGAATACATCCGGATGTTTCATAATGCAGGTGCGGATTTGGTTATACTTACTCTAGGGGCTGATGGATTGCTGGCTTCGACCGGGGAGGAGCAGAAATATTACCCTTCCCTTGCTGAGGAAGTCAAAGATACCACCGGAGCGGGAGATGCTTTTTGGTCGGGTTTTTATGCCGGACTGATCGGGGGAAAAAAGCTCTCTGCTTCTATACAATGTGGAAATGCGCTGGCAGCTGAAGCATTAAAAATGACCGGTGCTCCTTTGGAGGCTGCTGATCTGGAGGAGATCAAAAAAAAATATGAGATCGATGCCGGGGAGTGAAAAAAATAATGGCAAAAAAACCGCAGCTGATAGCTTTTTTAAATCCGCAGGGAAATTTTGATCCCGGAGATAGCTATTGGACTGAACATCCCGATTTTGGTGGTCAGCTGGTTTACGTCAAAGAAGTAGCCCTGGCTCTGGCAGAATCACACGGAGTCAGAGTTGATATTCTGACCCGCAGAATCAAAGATACTGACTGGCCTGAGTTTTCCGAGAGGATTGAGAAATATCCTCGCAGTGATCGGGTGAGAATTGTAAGAATACCCTTCGGAGGAGATGCATTTCTCAACAAGGAGCAGTTATGGCCTCATATTATTGATTATGTTGATGGTATAGAGCATTTTTATGATGAAGAAGGCGAGTTTCCGGACATTGCCACCACTCATTATGGAGACGGGGGACTGGCAGGTGCAATGCTTTTTGAGAGGAAGCAAATTCCCTTTACATTCACAGGACACTCGCTGGGAGCTCAAAAAATGGATAAACTCAATGTTAGCAGTGAAAATCTCGAAGAAATGCTCGACCGTTTCAATTTTCATCTTAGAATTGCCGCGGAAAGATTAAGTATGAACAACTCTGCCACGATTTTTGTCTCGACCGAGCAGGAACGAAAAACACAGTACACACATCCCGCCTACGATGATGTGGTGGATATTGAAGATGATGACAGCTTTTCCGTGGTTCCTCCCGGCGTAAATCTGGATGTTTTTCATTCTGAAAAAGACTCCAAAGATCACGAAATTAAGCAGCGTATTGAGAAAAAATTGAAACGAGATCTGGATTCAGGGAGGGAAGATAAGCCTGCAGTGATAGCGGCCAGCCGTCTTGATGCCAAGAAGAACCATGCCGGCCTGGTTAAAGCTTTTGCCGCAAGTCCCGAGCTGCAGGAAGAAGTCAACCTGGTTATGACTCTGCGCGGTATAGATAATCCTTTTGCCGGTTACGATCAGGCTGATGAAGATGAAAAAAAGATTCTGGATGAAATAATGGGAATAATCAGAAACAATGATTTAGAAGGTAAAGTGAGTATGTTTTCTCTGGCCAGCCAGCAGGAACTGGCTTCCTGTTATAGAGTTCTGGCTGAAAAAAAGTCTATTTTTGCTCTGGTTTCCTTCCATGAGCCATTTGGTCTGGCGCCGATCGAAGCCATGGCTTCGGGCCTGCCGGTGGTGGCAACAGAAAATGGAGGGCCGGAAGAGATTCTTTATGAAGACGACCAGGATTACGGAGTTCTCGTAAACCCCGAGGATCCTGAAGATATCTCCAGAGGACTGCTCGAAATAGTCAATTCCGAAGATGACTGGCAGTATTATCATAGAGCGGGTCAGAAAAGAGTGGAAAATAAATACACCTGGGAGGCCACCGCTGCCAGATATCTGGAACGCCTTAGCAGTATTTTAGCTCAACCCGACCGTTATCTTCCGAAGAATTTTGAAAAAGTCCCCGCATATTTTTTTGATTCTGGTGAAGAGAATGAGCTGATTGAGCTGCTTAAAGATGTTTATCCAATGGATTAATTCTGCTAATAATCATACAAAATAATTATTAGAGTATGCTGAAGGAGGCTATTAAAATTGTCCAAATCTGAAACTCTGGTTCTGTTGAAGCCTGAAGCCGTGAAAAGACAGCTTGTGGGAGAGATCATATCTCGCCTGGAGAAAGCAAATTTC
Proteins encoded in this window:
- a CDS encoding ABC transporter ATP-binding protein — translated: MASEITSDEVHDKNILEMRGITKLFPGVRANDEVDLIVEDGEIHALVGENGAGKTTLMKILYGMLEADAGKIFYNGQEVDIEGPQDAINLGIGMVHQHFKLVDTLTVTENIILGSEPRKGLSINVKKAKKRVEEISEKFGLHVDPDAKIQDIPVGMQQRVEIIKILYRGADLLVFDEPTAVLTPQEIDELFEIFRSLKEEGKTMIFITHKLQEVKKVTDSITVLRDGKSVGRVKTENVSQNEVAEMMVGREVLFDVEKKKASPGEKILEVERLHVNDNRGIEAVSGISFSIDRGEIFGVAGVEGNGQTELVEALTGLREIESGSVNYKGEDITGIDARQIKDRKIAHIPEDRQRRGLILDFDLAENMILGYQHQTPFSRNGLMNYERIYDNAEALIEEFDVRTSSFRNSAGKLSGGNQQKAVIAREFSRNPELLIASQPTRGVDVGSIEFIHEQLVKKRDEGVAVLLVSAELSEIISLSDRIGVIFDGELVKIMKTARTDERELGKLMTGGTVKEAD
- a CDS encoding ABC transporter permease, with protein sequence MSDLLSGSGDSLASSKIKKILLDLGLSLLSIVIALLVGAIFIVLAGESPAVAYGALYEGALGGTRQILSTFWRSTPLIFTGFALAIPFRAGLFNIGGEGQLLVGGFSAAFVGFYFELPAVIHAPFALLAGVAAGGIWALIPAVLKALKGAHEVIVTIMMNYIATYLTIHYGINYFREGGRQALPDIHESAEIFRLAEITELPLLGNLPFVHMLSYPGLRLHVNFLLALISALLLWFLLWKTTYGYEIRSVGLNPSAAEYGGISSNKNIIISMVIGGALAGLAGAGEALGTHHTFIQGMDAGHGFTGIAVALLGRNHPAGIILAGILFGGLSEGGLEMQFAGVPAEIVEIVQGLIIFFVAALQMLKYFLARRRAKGEDE
- a CDS encoding ABC transporter permease — protein: METLRQLFSVPLILSSLRFATPLVLAAIGGTFNERSGVINIGLEGMMLFGAFSAVYGTFITGNPWLGVLYAAAGGALLALILAVVCVSLKADQIVVATGINIFASGLTVYLLQIFFDSAGRSPRVPRLPAFRVLGARYNPMTLLAVLLVPIAWYILFRTPWGLRIRSVGEHPSAADSLGIDVNKYRFICVLISGVLAGLAGAHLSIGDGASFLSDMSEGRGFIALAAMIFGKWNPLGALGAALLFGYFEAVAIRVDILWLPSELLRSIPYIMTIIVLAGAIGRASPPASIGEPYFQEEE
- a CDS encoding DUF401 family protein; translated protein: MISITGTFAAFLLVVFLLSQQRSLGTAMLIGSLLVGLTATEDFSYNFQQLGSTFLEGVYDPMTLQLVALVSLVTIFAYMMKEMSMLKDLIAVVTNYLNSAYLSIVTIPSLIGVLPIPGGAIFSAPMIEPLGEKMKLDGAELTSLNIYFRHLWYFSFPYIPSLILASSLSGIDLLTIAAMHLPIVGFMIVIGWIYYGRAGAGREEMEKNAADSSADQKEAEATGDSSPSRKKLINAFLPYLVVLLPPILLGIDFVLSLLIGIVLVALLKRENFKLSMIKNGFNLDLAYGIFGIMIFRAFIENSEGVENFTEFFLEAGISPLLLALIVPFVVGLLTGNHVGAIGISYPVVLSVFSGSNAFPLWHMIIFSTSYFGYMMSPFHMCNIMTVKYYNTTLKSYYKHILLPMGSSAAGVLLLGVIYWFWMAI
- a CDS encoding carbohydrate kinase family protein; this translates as MKFKFEAGMEIPESEVDLLAVGELLVDLIAEQETGGLARAERFGRHFGGSPANIALNVRSLGPKTSLISRVGEDGLGDFLLDILKKGEVEIKGIRRDRQENTSIILITQSKESPEFLAYRGAEKCLKPGDIDSELIRRSGLVHISTFAISAAKSRRALDKVMRIARDQGKILSLDPNYRPQLWEGDNPGHEYIKELLKKVNIVKPSLDDARALFGPASREEYIRMFHNAGADLVILTLGADGLLASTGEEQKYYPSLAEEVKDTTGAGDAFWSGFYAGLIGGKKLSASIQCGNALAAEALKMTGAPLEAADLEEIKKKYEIDAGE
- a CDS encoding glycosyltransferase, whose translation is MAKKPQLIAFLNPQGNFDPGDSYWTEHPDFGGQLVYVKEVALALAESHGVRVDILTRRIKDTDWPEFSERIEKYPRSDRVRIVRIPFGGDAFLNKEQLWPHIIDYVDGIEHFYDEEGEFPDIATTHYGDGGLAGAMLFERKQIPFTFTGHSLGAQKMDKLNVSSENLEEMLDRFNFHLRIAAERLSMNNSATIFVSTEQERKTQYTHPAYDDVVDIEDDDSFSVVPPGVNLDVFHSEKDSKDHEIKQRIEKKLKRDLDSGREDKPAVIAASRLDAKKNHAGLVKAFAASPELQEEVNLVMTLRGIDNPFAGYDQADEDEKKILDEIMGIIRNNDLEGKVSMFSLASQQELASCYRVLAEKKSIFALVSFHEPFGLAPIEAMASGLPVVATENGGPEEILYEDDQDYGVLVNPEDPEDISRGLLEIVNSEDDWQYYHRAGQKRVENKYTWEATAARYLERLSSILAQPDRYLPKNFEKVPAYFFDSGEENELIELLKDVYPMD